Proteins from one Sphingobacteriaceae bacterium genomic window:
- a CDS encoding oligosaccharide flippase family protein, which translates to MNKSLSLKLSKRTSKAFLNILGLFGLKGINVLISFLLVPITLGYLDPVRYGLWITLSGIFNWFSLFDIGLGNGLRFKLAESLANENKTQAKIYISTTYAALSIIFGILFILFTIANQYIEWHSILNTSISMEEELKMLAQFVFLFFCIRFVTQLISVIALANQEPAFAQFLDVIGRIIAVFGIYLLTKYKKESLLYMGIILTALPVLTTLIASFISFKSKYKNIQPGFKFIRFIEIKKILNLGIKYFIIQIAAIIFYQTNNLIITQIVGPEAVTDYSIAFQLFSIITIIFLTILTPYWSAFTDAFTRNDFDWIKKVMRNLKLIWGIMLLLTVILYFASDFIIKIWIGKEVNINKELYLTMAIYIIVNALNAIYSYFLNGVGRLNLQLYSSVIFAIVHIPLALYFGKQFGVNGIMFSTIFFALIQIIIFHIQYNMIITKVDKGIWSK; encoded by the coding sequence TTGAATAAATCATTGTCCTTAAAACTTTCCAAACGAACCTCAAAGGCCTTCTTAAACATACTTGGTTTATTTGGTTTGAAAGGAATTAATGTATTAATCAGCTTTCTTCTAGTGCCAATAACTTTAGGGTATTTAGACCCCGTACGATACGGATTATGGATAACATTAAGTGGAATTTTTAATTGGTTTAGCTTATTTGATATAGGACTTGGAAATGGTTTAAGATTTAAACTTGCAGAATCATTGGCTAATGAAAATAAAACACAAGCAAAAATATACATTAGTACTACTTATGCTGCTCTATCCATAATATTTGGAATATTATTTATTTTATTCACCATTGCAAATCAATACATCGAATGGCACTCAATACTCAATACCTCCATAAGTATGGAGGAAGAATTAAAAATGCTTGCTCAATTTGTATTTCTTTTTTTCTGTATAAGATTTGTAACGCAGCTCATTTCTGTAATCGCCTTAGCTAATCAAGAGCCTGCATTTGCGCAATTCTTAGATGTAATTGGAAGGATTATAGCAGTATTCGGAATTTATTTACTTACAAAATATAAAAAAGAAAGTTTACTTTATATGGGTATTATTTTAACAGCATTACCTGTACTTACAACTTTAATTGCAAGTTTCATTTCATTTAAAAGTAAATATAAAAATATTCAACCGGGTTTTAAGTTTATACGATTTATAGAAATTAAAAAAATCCTAAACCTCGGTATTAAATATTTTATAATTCAAATTGCGGCTATCATATTTTATCAAACCAATAATCTAATTATTACACAAATCGTTGGGCCTGAAGCTGTAACCGACTACAGTATAGCTTTTCAATTGTTTAGCATAATAACAATTATTTTCTTAACTATTCTTACACCGTATTGGAGTGCTTTTACAGATGCTTTCACTCGAAATGATTTTGACTGGATTAAAAAAGTGATGAGAAATTTGAAATTAATTTGGGGAATTATGTTACTATTAACTGTTATACTATATTTTGCCTCAGATTTTATAATAAAAATTTGGATTGGAAAAGAAGTTAACATTAACAAAGAACTTTATTTAACAATGGCCATTTACATTATTGTAAATGCATTGAATGCTATTTATAGTTATTTTTTAAATGGTGTTGGCCGTTTAAACTTACAATTGTATTCATCTGTAATTTTTGCAATAGTACATATTCCACTTGCACTTTACTTTGGTAAGCAATTTGGCGTTAACGGTATTATGTTTTCAACAATATTTTTTGCATTAATTCAAATAATTATATTTCATATACAATATAATATGATTATTACTAAAGTTGATAAAGGCATTTGGTCAAAATAA
- the hisH gene encoding imidazole glycerol phosphate synthase subunit HisH, translating into MTKHSEEGNINGLGWIDAQTKKFDLQKPFKVPHMGWNNVTHKKDSVLAKELNNEASFYFVHSYYVSCNVTQDILFETQYGHDFVSGFQKENIYGVQFHPEKSHRAGLQLMQNFIAA; encoded by the coding sequence ATGACCAAACATAGCGAAGAAGGAAATATTAACGGACTGGGATGGATAGATGCGCAAACCAAAAAATTTGATTTGCAAAAACCTTTCAAAGTTCCGCACATGGGTTGGAATAATGTAACGCACAAAAAAGATTCTGTTTTAGCGAAGGAACTTAATAACGAAGCTTCTTTTTATTTTGTGCATTCTTACTACGTAAGTTGTAATGTAACACAGGATATTTTGTTTGAAACACAATACGGACACGATTTTGTTTCCGGATTTCAAAAAGAAAATATTTACGGGGTGCAGTTTCATCCTGAAAAAAGTCACAGAGCCGGTTTACAACTCATGCAAAATTTTATTGCCGCTTAA
- a CDS encoding GDP-mannose 4,6-dehydratase yields MENVIIFGINGQDGYYLKTLLNSMDLNVIGVSRSKGDWVQGDVSDYGFVENLIKLNKPSYVFHLAANSTTHHDALWQNHAAISTGTLNILETTRLYSLNTRVFISGSAVQFENSGVSISEKTPFAPINPYAVSRIHSVMAARYYKNTFGLKAYVGYFFNHDSPLRTERHVNQKIALAVQRIAKGSDEKIELGDISVKKEFNFAGDMMDAIWLLVNQTKVYEAVIGSGVSYSIEDWLDCCFGLMKKDWKNFVVLKESFKAEYKNLISDPSLIKELGWKPKVDISKLAELMIK; encoded by the coding sequence ATGGAAAATGTAATAATTTTTGGAATTAATGGTCAAGACGGTTATTATTTAAAGACTTTGCTAAATTCAATGGATTTGAATGTAATCGGCGTCTCACGTAGCAAAGGTGATTGGGTTCAAGGAGATGTGTCTGATTATGGTTTTGTGGAAAATCTTATAAAACTCAATAAACCATCGTATGTTTTTCATTTAGCGGCTAACTCTACAACGCACCATGATGCGTTATGGCAAAACCACGCAGCAATTTCAACTGGCACATTGAATATTTTAGAAACAACTAGGTTATATTCTTTGAATACGAGAGTCTTTATTTCTGGAAGTGCTGTTCAATTTGAGAATAGCGGAGTTTCAATTAGTGAGAAAACACCATTTGCCCCCATAAATCCATACGCGGTTAGCAGAATCCATTCAGTAATGGCGGCAAGATATTATAAAAACACTTTCGGTCTTAAAGCATATGTTGGATATTTTTTTAATCATGACAGTCCTTTAAGGACTGAAAGGCATGTAAATCAAAAGATTGCATTAGCGGTTCAGCGAATAGCCAAAGGAAGTGATGAGAAAATTGAGTTAGGGGACATTAGCGTAAAAAAGGAATTTAATTTTGCGGGTGACATGATGGACGCTATATGGCTATTAGTCAACCAAACAAAGGTGTATGAGGCGGTAATTGGATCAGGCGTATCTTATAGCATAGAGGATTGGTTAGATTGTTGTTTTGGACTGATGAAAAAGGATTGGAAAAATTTTGTAGTTCTGAAAGAGTCGTTTAAGGCTGAGTATAAAAATCTTATAAGCGACCCTTCACTTATTAAAGAGTTAGGTTGGAAACCGAAAGTTGATATAAGTAAACTAGCTGAATTAATGATTAAATAA
- the hisF gene encoding imidazole glycerol phosphate synthase subunit HisF produces MFRPRVIPVLLLKGQGLVKTVQFKKPNYIGDPINAVKIFNDKECDELIFLDITASKENRSIDLKTVKDIADEAYMPFAVGGGIKDVKTAKALINAGAEKVIINSAFATNPDLISEIANELGNQSVVVSIDVNKNWLGKTFAYTHSGTKKVNTDILALAQLAAEKGAGEIMINSIANDGLMTGYDLELIKHISEHVSIPVIACGGAGKLDDLKAAHQAGAHALAAGSMFVYQGPHKAVLINYLENAKEIDMF; encoded by the coding sequence ATGTTTCGTCCACGCGTTATACCCGTATTATTATTAAAAGGACAGGGTTTGGTAAAAACCGTGCAATTTAAAAAACCAAATTATATAGGTGATCCGATTAACGCCGTTAAAATATTTAATGATAAGGAATGTGATGAATTAATTTTTTTAGACATCACCGCATCTAAAGAAAACAGAAGCATAGATTTAAAAACAGTAAAAGATATTGCCGACGAAGCTTATATGCCCTTTGCCGTTGGAGGTGGAATAAAAGATGTGAAAACAGCCAAAGCATTAATTAACGCCGGAGCCGAAAAAGTAATTATCAATTCGGCCTTTGCTACCAATCCGGATTTAATTTCAGAAATAGCCAATGAACTAGGCAACCAAAGTGTAGTGGTATCTATCGACGTAAATAAAAACTGGCTGGGCAAAACTTTTGCTTACACCCATAGCGGGACAAAAAAAGTAAATACCGATATTTTAGCCTTGGCTCAATTAGCCGCTGAAAAAGGCGCCGGTGAAATCATGATCAACAGCATTGCCAATGATGGCCTAATGACCGGTTATGATTTAGAATTAATTAAACACATATCCGAGCACGTTAGTATACCGGTTATAGCCTGCGGAGGCGCCGGTAAATTAGATGATTTAAAAGCCGCACATCAGGCGGGAGCCCATGCCCTGGCCGCCGGCTCCATGTTTGTTTATCAAGGACCACATAAAGCGGTGTTGATTAATTATTTGGAGAACGCAAAAGAAATAGACATGTTTTAA